From the genome of Winogradskyella forsetii, one region includes:
- a CDS encoding winged helix-turn-helix transcriptional regulator, which produces MKAKIIITIELIVKKIQNVKNKFRSSCPMASALDIIGDKWSLLIIRDMLLGHKKTFKEISDSEEAIAPSILSARLKLLESFELITKRKLPENLKENIYLLTEKGIALAPMLIEIILFADKNFRQFNPKMLPISDKGFNLDKSIVIQNIQNGYRELVQNTIS; this is translated from the coding sequence TTGAAAGCAAAAATAATAATTACTATTGAATTAATAGTAAAAAAGATACAAAATGTGAAAAATAAATTTAGGTCAAGTTGTCCAATGGCTTCTGCACTTGATATTATTGGCGATAAATGGTCGTTACTAATTATTCGGGATATGTTGCTTGGACACAAAAAAACATTTAAAGAAATTTCAGATTCAGAAGAAGCTATTGCGCCAAGTATTTTGTCGGCAAGATTAAAACTATTGGAATCTTTCGAATTGATTACAAAAAGGAAATTACCCGAAAACTTGAAAGAAAATATTTATTTATTGACTGAAAAGGGAATTGCTTTAGCTCCAATGCTCATAGAAATAATACTTTTTGCAGACAAAAATTTTCGTCAGTTCAATCCAAAAATGTTACCTATTTCAGATAAAGGATTTAATCTTGATAAGTCAATTGTTATTCAAAATATTCAGAATGGTTACCGTGAATTGGTTCAAAATACGATAAGTTAA
- a CDS encoding ISAon1 family transposase N-terminal region protein: MNLSLDLLKLLLPELLVSHFDITRHSIEQDTVHLYFEEKKDTPKEEKSRTLIAHGFHKQVTVQDFPLRGKKVFLHIKRRRWLDKPSKEVVQRDWNLVAQGTRMTVEFAAFLKVLGQY, encoded by the coding sequence TTGAATTTATCCCTAGACCTGCTCAAGTTACTATTACCAGAATTACTAGTTTCACATTTTGACATCACTAGACATAGTATAGAACAAGATACTGTCCATCTGTATTTTGAAGAGAAAAAAGATACGCCTAAAGAAGAAAAGAGCCGTACCCTTATAGCCCACGGTTTTCATAAACAAGTGACCGTTCAAGATTTTCCTTTGCGCGGTAAAAAAGTATTCTTGCATATAAAGCGTCGGCGTTGGCTCGATAAACCCAGCAAAGAAGTTGTACAAAGAGATTGGAATCTAGTAGCACAGGGAACTCGTATGACCGTAGAGTTTGCTGCTTTTTTAAAAGTACTTGGTCAGTACTAA
- a CDS encoding tetratricopeptide repeat protein, with amino-acid sequence MKLAFDALEHASMKENFSDFMNQLIQKAVEFWEFRDFDSAIEKCNEFIEWNSEIQFVHLFKAMIYSSAKDFYKSQKIVDGIDKDTLDEYELKISLFISSINEFYTHKFQDALNTCNEFLKLDNGTFTEIHIIRGFANASLESHKEAIKDFKIALKDTDQENAIKANLAYSYLRNKNHLKALMIFRKISKHYPNHWKVQYNTGLSYFKFALFKKAMPFLNKTEELKSDFSGTYLTRGFIYLKKGKKELAHKDFLKAKELGAERNYEIIMRKYYHKY; translated from the coding sequence ATGAAATTAGCCTTTGATGCGTTAGAGCACGCTTCAATGAAAGAGAATTTCTCTGATTTTATGAATCAGCTAATTCAAAAGGCTGTTGAATTTTGGGAATTTAGAGATTTTGACTCTGCAATTGAAAAGTGCAATGAATTTATCGAATGGAATTCGGAAATTCAATTTGTGCATTTGTTTAAAGCAATGATTTATTCATCAGCTAAAGATTTTTATAAATCCCAAAAAATAGTAGACGGAATAGATAAAGACACTTTAGATGAATATGAATTAAAAATTAGTTTATTCATTTCTTCAATTAACGAATTTTACACACATAAGTTTCAAGACGCTCTGAACACTTGCAATGAGTTTCTGAAATTGGACAATGGAACATTTACTGAAATCCATATAATCAGAGGATTTGCGAATGCATCGTTAGAAAGTCATAAAGAGGCTATTAAAGACTTTAAAATTGCATTAAAGGATACTGACCAAGAAAATGCTATAAAAGCGAATTTAGCATACAGTTATTTAAGAAATAAGAATCATTTAAAAGCCCTTATGATTTTTAGAAAAATATCAAAACACTATCCAAACCATTGGAAAGTTCAATACAATACCGGTTTATCATATTTTAAATTTGCATTATTTAAAAAAGCAATGCCATTTCTAAATAAAACAGAGGAATTAAAATCAGATTTTTCTGGAACGTATTTGACAAGAGGATTTATTTATTTAAAAAAAGGAAAAAAAGAATTAGCTCATAAGGATTTTTTGAAAGCTAAGGAACTTGGAGCTGAAAGAAATTATGAAATTATAATGAGAAAATATTATCATAAATATTAA
- a CDS encoding anthrone oxygenase family protein — MKKYLPYISIIGIAAFVGNMLVIGFGFGAFWQSLEPMEFMKQFTLQFPNLLPPTMGILLPALLATIALVINTKGQKEVRKNWSIALAGLVIACTITTAYHLPTNLGFMESEYSAEVATSKLNLWMLLHWVRTVVVFIAAIFAVKAFELSTNN; from the coding sequence ATGAAAAAATATCTTCCTTACATTTCAATTATCGGCATAGCTGCTTTCGTAGGCAATATGCTTGTTATCGGCTTTGGATTTGGCGCTTTTTGGCAAAGCTTAGAGCCAATGGAATTTATGAAGCAATTTACACTTCAATTTCCCAATCTCTTACCGCCCACCATGGGGATTTTATTGCCAGCATTATTGGCTACAATAGCTTTAGTGATAAACACCAAAGGGCAAAAAGAAGTACGTAAAAATTGGAGTATTGCACTTGCAGGATTAGTGATTGCTTGTACCATAACAACTGCGTATCATTTACCAACTAATTTAGGTTTCATGGAGTCAGAATATTCGGCAGAAGTAGCGACAAGCAAACTCAATCTTTGGATGTTGCTGCATTGGGTTAGAACTGTAGTGGTTTTCATAGCTGCTATTTTTGCTGTAAAAGCATTTGAATTATCTACTAATAATTAA
- a CDS encoding glycosyl-4,4'-diaponeurosporenoate acyltransferase CrtO family protein, which translates to MIPKHIILGFIFGISMSFISWIVGMIINSILMKTAYYKKLSYLNFIKSKSLNKNIGIKYFKWIVKNTFFKFFNQKIKLENRNTDLTVIRNEMTFSEISHLIGFIFVTIFAIYKSIVVGILFGLIMMIPNVLMNLYPSLLQQENKRRIDKMMKSKTRTLN; encoded by the coding sequence ATGATACCGAAACACATTATACTGGGATTTATATTCGGAATTTCAATGTCCTTTATATCTTGGATAGTCGGAATGATAATCAACAGTATTCTCATGAAAACTGCATACTACAAAAAGCTATCATATCTGAATTTTATTAAAAGTAAATCTCTGAATAAAAATATCGGAATCAAATACTTTAAATGGATTGTAAAAAATACTTTTTTCAAATTTTTTAATCAGAAAATTAAACTAGAAAACAGAAATACCGACTTGACCGTAATTCGGAATGAAATGACTTTCTCTGAAATAAGTCACTTAATCGGATTTATCTTTGTGACAATTTTTGCAATTTATAAAAGCATTGTTGTGGGAATATTATTCGGATTGATAATGATGATTCCTAATGTTTTAATGAACCTATACCCTTCATTATTACAACAAGAAAATAAAAGACGAATTGACAAAATGATGAAAAGTAAAACCAGAACACTAAATTAA
- a CDS encoding CCC motif membrane protein, with product MEKTELPNGKLIYVLAILSCTLFCFGGITILFALSSYLLARKSEKIYEQNPSAYSNIKKIKKGKIIAIIGLILNLIIVGITIWTLATIGWDAWSDEFIRRWNEGLQNNSR from the coding sequence ATGGAGAAAACAGAATTACCAAATGGAAAATTAATATATGTATTGGCAATATTGAGTTGCACATTATTTTGTTTCGGAGGAATTACTATTTTATTTGCGCTCAGTTCATATCTACTCGCCAGAAAATCTGAAAAAATATATGAACAAAATCCTAGTGCATATTCTAATATAAAGAAAATAAAAAAGGGAAAGATTATTGCAATTATCGGCTTAATACTAAATTTAATAATAGTTGGAATTACTATCTGGACATTGGCAACAATAGGATGGGATGCTTGGTCTGATGAGTTCATTAGAAGATGGAACGAGGGATTACAAAACAATAGCCGATAA
- a CDS encoding GldL-related protein, with the protein MNKIEKTLGFGAIFLMILRLITDYPYSALLITLSIFILSLIYLFFSFKLLNSNKKDSTKKTSSLRQTGIILTGIALSLVLIGILFKFLQWPYGSFNLMIGLLCLIPIIVISIFKFTKTKSEFYKNLLFRILIIGVIGTLLLFTKNETLLALKYRDFPDYVEAEKKLMQDPTNKELEIIANEEREKMHQSK; encoded by the coding sequence ATGAACAAAATTGAAAAAACACTAGGTTTTGGAGCAATATTCCTGATGATATTAAGACTTATTACCGACTACCCTTATTCCGCTCTTTTAATTACACTTTCTATATTTATTTTGTCATTAATTTACCTCTTTTTTAGTTTTAAACTATTGAACAGTAATAAAAAGGACTCTACAAAAAAAACAAGTTCACTTAGACAAACGGGAATAATCTTAACTGGAATTGCTCTATCACTCGTACTTATCGGAATATTATTCAAATTTCTACAATGGCCATACGGAAGCTTTAATTTAATGATTGGCCTTTTATGTTTAATTCCAATAATTGTTATTTCAATTTTTAAGTTTACTAAAACAAAATCTGAATTTTATAAAAATTTACTGTTTAGAATATTGATTATTGGAGTAATCGGAACTTTGTTGCTATTTACGAAAAATGAAACCCTCTTGGCACTTAAATACCGAGATTTCCCAGATTATGTTGAAGCTGAAAAAAAACTAATGCAAGACCCAACGAATAAAGAATTAGAAATAATAGCAAACGAAGAACGAGAAAAAATGCATCAGTCGAAATAA
- a CDS encoding ISAon1 family transposase: MVSTKANDCHTIGRFYGVNGKKLGRQYRDYLSEFKDWKAKKHAKEWLVFPENMGKYLSIDETALSKGELYTIITNKKAKGKKGAIVAIMAGTKVEPIIEQLLKIPKSKRDKVKEITLDMANSMKFIAKKCFPKAIQVTDRFHVQKLALEALQDIRIKHRWEAIDMENDQIKQAKTIEKEFISETFNNGDSRKQLLARSRYLLYKAPNNWTQNQYLRAKILFEQYPDIKKAYNLVQGLRNIFNTATSIQTAYTKLAHWYKDVEATGFRAFNTIANTITLNYRSILNYFINRSTNASAEAFNAKIKAFRAQFRGVKNIEFFLFRLTTIFA; this comes from the coding sequence TTGGTCAGTACTAAGGCTAATGACTGTCATACCATTGGTCGTTTTTATGGCGTTAATGGTAAGAAGCTCGGGCGGCAGTATCGAGATTATCTTAGTGAGTTTAAAGACTGGAAAGCCAAGAAACATGCTAAAGAGTGGCTCGTCTTTCCTGAGAACATGGGCAAGTATTTATCCATTGATGAAACAGCTCTCTCCAAAGGTGAACTCTATACCATTATCACCAATAAAAAAGCTAAAGGCAAGAAAGGAGCTATAGTAGCTATTATGGCAGGAACTAAGGTGGAGCCTATTATAGAACAACTCCTTAAAATTCCTAAATCAAAAAGAGATAAGGTTAAAGAGATCACCTTGGATATGGCCAACTCTATGAAGTTCATTGCTAAAAAGTGTTTTCCCAAAGCTATACAGGTTACCGACCGTTTTCATGTACAAAAACTAGCTTTAGAAGCTTTGCAAGATATCAGAATAAAACATCGTTGGGAAGCTATAGATATGGAAAATGACCAAATTAAACAGGCTAAAACTATCGAAAAAGAGTTTATCTCTGAAACATTTAATAATGGAGACTCCAGAAAGCAACTCCTTGCCAGAAGTAGGTACCTGCTCTATAAAGCGCCTAACAACTGGACTCAAAACCAATACCTTAGAGCTAAAATCTTATTTGAACAATATCCGGATATTAAAAAAGCTTATAATCTGGTACAAGGACTTAGGAATATATTTAATACCGCTACTTCTATACAAACAGCTTATACTAAACTCGCCCACTGGTATAAAGATGTAGAGGCTACAGGATTTAGGGCTTTCAATACTATTGCAAATACAATTACCCTAAACTATAGATCGATACTCAATTATTTTATTAATAGAAGTACTAATGCATCCGCTGAAGCTTTCAATGCCAAAATTAAAGCCTTTAGAGCACAGTTTAGAGGTGTCAAAAACATAGAATTCTTCCTCTTTAGATTAACAACAATTTTTGCCTAA
- a CDS encoding DUF6933 domain-containing protein has product MNCTQIYTTRKLEKTIQKSIVKKSETENKILGEWVATIFYVDRKKCWLIVNKLTKYLLILSDIKSSELNNITRIFTETLNSQLKNDGIEIDYKTLSELIGEIKLCETNNDRSANGSLNNCMFSIEQWKIDYGSFENLPFRKINSRLNSSPNQMMEWKYPKEIMNETIKAYVQQRL; this is encoded by the coding sequence ATGAATTGCACTCAAATTTATACGACTCGGAAACTTGAAAAGACAATTCAAAAATCGATTGTAAAAAAAAGTGAAACCGAAAACAAAATCTTGGGAGAATGGGTTGCGACAATTTTTTATGTAGACAGAAAAAAATGCTGGCTGATTGTAAACAAACTGACCAAATATTTGCTGATACTGTCGGACATAAAATCATCTGAATTGAATAATATCACTCGAATATTTACAGAAACACTTAATTCTCAACTTAAAAACGACGGAATTGAAATTGATTATAAAACTTTGAGCGAACTCATCGGCGAAATAAAACTGTGCGAAACAAACAATGACCGAAGTGCGAATGGGTCTCTAAATAATTGTATGTTCAGCATTGAGCAATGGAAAATTGATTATGGTAGTTTTGAAAATTTGCCTTTCCGGAAAATAAATAGCAGATTAAACAGCTCACCGAACCAAATGATGGAATGGAAATATCCAAAAGAAATAATGAACGAAACAATAAAAGCCTACGTACAACAACGGCTATAG
- a CDS encoding SDR family oxidoreductase yields MRYNNQNVLITGGSSGIGLALAKKFMENDNTVIIIGRNLSKLEKVKVENPKIHIFQIDVTDDAEVRMLVDDIEEKFDGIDILVNNAGVMNLVDAGNEENNLQKQMQEIEINFNSPIRMLHYFLPLLKKSNNAVLVNVSSGLAYVPFAQAPVYSGTKSALHFWTKSIRPQLKPHHIKVVELLPPVVKTEIFDGIDVSEADFKPILPQKLADIFWKDYIKGKEEITPGRSSQLKLMSRLAPKFIFKQLNKQPIPKQ; encoded by the coding sequence ATGAGATACAATAACCAAAACGTACTAATCACAGGTGGAAGCTCTGGAATTGGACTTGCCCTCGCCAAAAAATTTATGGAAAATGACAATACAGTAATCATCATTGGTCGCAATTTATCCAAACTAGAAAAAGTAAAAGTCGAGAATCCTAAAATACATATTTTCCAAATTGATGTAACAGACGATGCAGAGGTTAGAATGCTGGTAGATGATATTGAAGAAAAATTTGATGGTATAGATATTCTCGTAAATAATGCAGGAGTCATGAATTTGGTAGATGCTGGAAACGAAGAAAACAACTTGCAAAAACAAATGCAAGAAATCGAAATCAACTTTAATTCGCCTATCAGAATGTTGCATTATTTTCTTCCACTACTTAAAAAAAGCAACAATGCAGTTTTAGTCAATGTTTCTTCCGGCTTGGCTTATGTTCCTTTTGCACAAGCACCCGTGTATTCGGGTACAAAATCAGCTTTGCATTTTTGGACAAAATCCATTCGTCCACAGCTAAAACCGCATCATATAAAAGTCGTAGAACTTTTGCCTCCTGTGGTAAAAACAGAAATATTTGATGGTATTGATGTAAGTGAGGCGGATTTTAAACCTATTCTTCCTCAAAAATTAGCTGATATTTTTTGGAAAGATTATATAAAAGGAAAAGAAGAAATTACGCCAGGTAGGTCTTCTCAACTTAAATTAATGAGCAGATTAGCACCAAAATTCATTTTTAAACAACTCAATAAACAACCGATTCCAAAACAATAA